In Desulfatirhabdium butyrativorans DSM 18734, a genomic segment contains:
- a CDS encoding chemotaxis protein CheW encodes MSISGIAESAQYLTFKLEEEVFAVDVANVREILDFTPATKVPGTPEFMRGVINVRGNVVPIVDMRLKFGLSKTEKTVDTCIVVMEISVDDDKIVLGALVDSVQEVFEMEASQIEPPPRMGTRWKTEFIKGIGKRNDQLIIILDIDRVFSSNELSLLQDSAERIG; translated from the coding sequence ATGAGTATATCCGGCATCGCCGAATCGGCACAATACCTGACCTTCAAGCTGGAAGAGGAAGTCTTCGCCGTGGATGTAGCCAACGTTCGGGAAATTCTGGATTTTACCCCGGCCACCAAGGTGCCGGGGACTCCTGAATTCATGCGGGGGGTGATCAACGTGCGGGGCAATGTGGTTCCGATTGTGGACATGCGGCTGAAGTTCGGGCTTTCCAAGACCGAAAAAACCGTGGATACCTGCATCGTGGTGATGGAGATATCCGTCGATGACGACAAGATCGTGCTGGGTGCCCTGGTGGATTCGGTTCAGGAAGTCTTCGAAATGGAGGCGAGCCAGATCGAGCCGCCACCGAGGATGGGCACGCGATGGAAGACCGAATTCATCAAGGGAATCGGCAAGCGGAACGATCAGTTGATCATCATTCTTGACATCGACCGGGTGTTTTCGTCGAACGAGCTGAGCCTGCTGCAGGATTCGGCAGAGCGCATTGGATGA